From the genome of Monomorium pharaonis isolate MP-MQ-018 chromosome 2, ASM1337386v2, whole genome shotgun sequence, one region includes:
- the LOC105831611 gene encoding TATA box-binding protein-like 1, which yields MATAIQENGMKPLTNKALNHVNDVNNLDNANSCTGEKDNGLFDGQLEPYVTHSKEPSDEAQALVKAEQSHEELHEEPPELDIVINNVVCSFSVRCHLNLREIALNGSNVEYRRENGMITMKLRRPYTTASIWSSGKITCTGATSEVQAKVAARRFARSLQKLGFKVRFHNYRVVNVLGTCCMPFAIKITSFSIHHKENADYEPELHPGVTYKLKEPKATLKIFSTGSVTVTAPNVAAVQAAIEHIYPLVYEFRKERTSEDEFALKKRKSGLKKKRDEFLEDELEDFSYESMISDAEDALDEVESDGSLD from the exons ATGGCAACTGCTATTCAAGAAAATGGCATGAAACCATTAACGAATAAAGCATTAAATCATGTAAACGATGTTAATAATTTGGACAATGCAAACTCCTGCACAGGAGAAAAAGATAATGGATTATTTGATGGTCAACTTGAACCTTATGTGACTCATAGCAAAGAACCTAGTGATGAAGCTCAAGCACTGGTTAAGGCTGAACAATCACATGAAGAGCTTCACGAAGAGCCTCCTGAGCTTGatattgttattaacaatGTAGTTTGCAGTTTTAGTGTAAGGTGTCACTTAAACCTGCGAGAAATAGCGCTCAATGGATCTAATGTGGAATACAGAAGAGAAAATGGG ATGATAACGATGAAATTAAGGAGACCATATACTACAGCATCCATCTGGTCATCTGGTAAAATAACTTGTACTGGCGCAACTAGTGAGGTTCAAGCAAAAGTCGCAGCACGCAGATTTGCTCGTTCACTTCAAAAACTTGGATTTAAAGTGAGATTTCACAATTATAGGGTAGTCAATGTATTAGGCACTTGTTGTATGCCATTTGCTATCAAGATAACATCATTTTCGATACATCATAAAGAAAATGCCGA tTATGAACCAGAATTACATCCTGGTGTTACATATAAACTAAAAGAGCCAAAAGCTACTTTGAAGATATTTTCTACAGGAAGTGTTACTGTAACAG CACCTAACGTTGCTGCAGTCCAAGCAGCAATTGAACATATTTATCCACTAGTCTACGAGTTCCGTAAAGAGCGAACGTCAGAGGACGAGTTTGCATTGAAAAAACGCAAGTcaggtttgaaaaaaaaacgggatGAGTTCCTAGAAGATGAACTAGAAGATTTCTCGTATGAAAGTATGATCTCTGATGCAGAAGATGCACTTGACGAAGTAGAAAGTGACGGCAGTTTGGACTga
- the LOC105831612 gene encoding centromere protein I — protein MERETRETYLKCIRTIKSKTMTLSEFTTCIITLQEEATTNGLDDDILSQIVDVIIDGSIDLGATKRVLLIKCLIPRYKLFEEIVKRIITWCLSSLNHLPFTVCVIVIQWIIGVWDCELVDRKVINSYYDVFFYVMLKKQKLERHIARLIYVLTRPEDVSRRDVTRLLTLQKNYSKPPTHIIALLSLFKSYKPELVPEKIQSVNIESIWKPIPEFIRLALEDARNRAEIQQSHQNNQAHFNWNVMQPTKKRKKVLPSVGYFHIGSSIFKDKYAKSIFDISSIEELGKYHQNIELPCNAVSLLANMAGYHLLTYADFQYQSRFSYNLYNILTRAFILENGKFSEEEMNKFLTMTVEFSRYMQEGILIVKLFFDEYLYYNSGEHLLKLFDLLQWMTSISVTELRENILIHVQNIFYESSLDIKCEIIRSLQKLITNLFVRQGLEEQGQYASSFLRQGPLEDLAEIMPVITTILENLIVAGLNIHNYNIILLSEILAFYEEICILESRSNVLSWTLPPPAVIYGAFITKSCAILSRVCRLLLRYREMSSHLYQIMPSDIYEEKVRIISIYANDIHKALWYDEPFSDRKNGILLKNFSKKVIDDLGDCDLDTLLNISNHYAILSYRYTINKSGLKINTKEDAKTMALYYYPAVSEFLAAFHEVSEN, from the exons ATGgaaagagagacgagagaaaCATACTTGAAGTGTATAAGGACCATCAAAT cAAAAACTATGACACTTTCCGAATTTACCACatgtattattacattacaagAAGAAGCAACTACAAACGGGCTAGATGATGATATTTTAAGTCAGATTGTAGATGTTATTATAGATGGAAGTATAGACCTGG gtGCTACCAAACGGGTATTGCTGATAAAATGTCTAATTCCAAGGTACAAACTATTTGAAGAAATAGTGAAGCGTATAATCACCTGGTGTCTCTCTTCGTTAAATCATTTGCCATTTACAGTTTGTGTAATTGTCATACAATGGATCATAg gTGTATGGGATTGTGAATTAGTAGACAGAAAAGTAATCAACTCGTATTATGACGTCTTTTTCTATGTTATGCTCAAGAAACAGAAATTG gAACGTCATATAGCACGTCTTATCTATGTGCTGACGAGACCGGAAGATGTTTCTCGTAGAGACGTAACGAGATTATTAACActtcagaaaaattattctaaaccACCGACACATATTATTGCATTACTTTC ATTATTCAAGTCGTATAAACCAGAATTGGTGCCTGAAAAAATACAGTCAGTAAATATAGAAAGTATATGGAAACCTATACCTGAGTTCATACGATTAGCATTAGAAGATGCCAGAAATCGCGCGGAAATTCAACAATCTCATCAAAATAATCAAGCTCATTTTAATTGGAACGTAATGCAg cccacaaagaagaggaaaaaagtCCTACCATCTGTTGGTTATTTTCATATTGgttcaagtatttttaaagataaatatgcAAAGTCGATTTTTGATATAAGCAG TATAGAAGAGCTAGGGAAATATCATCAGAATATTGAATTACCTTGTAATGCTGTTTCACTTTTGGCAAATATGGCTGGTTATCATCTTCTTACATATGCAGACTTTCAATACCAAAGTAGATTTTCATATAATCTTTACAATATACTTACAAGAG cGTTTATTCTGGAAAATGGAAAGTTTTCTGAAGaggaaatgaataaatttttaactatgaCAGTCgaattttctcgatatatgcAGGAAGGAATACTTATAGTTAAACTGTTCTttgatgaatatttatattataattcaggAGAACATCTGCTAAAGTTATTTGATTTGTTGCAATGGATGACTTCTATATCAGTAACTG AATTACGGGAAAACATTCTGATACATGTGCAgaacatattttatgaatcaagtttagatataaaatgtgaaataattagatctctgcagaaattaattacaaacttG TTTGTAAGACAAGGACTTGAAGAACAAGGTCAATACGCATCATCTTTTTTACGACAAGGTCCATTAGAAGATTTAGCAGAAATTATGCCTGTGATTACAACGATATTAGAGAATCTCATTGTTGCTGGATTGaacatacataattataatattatattgttatcaGAAATTTTGGCATTTTATGAAGAG ATCTGTATATTAGAAAGTCGTAGTAATGTTTTATCTTGGACATTGCCGCCTCCGGCAGTCATCTATGGAGCATTTATCACAAAGAGTTGTGCTATTTTGTCACGAGTTTGTAGATTGTTACtaag atATCGTGAAATGAGTTCACATTTATATCAGATTATGCCATCAGACATATATGAAGAAAAAGTTCGCATTATATCCATTTACGCAAATGATATTCATAAAGCATTATGGTATGATGAG cCTTTTAGTGACAGAAAGAATGGTATccttctgaaaaatttttcaaaaaaagtgatcgatgATTTAGGAGATTGTgatttagatactttattgaacATTAGCAATCATTATGCCATATTATCCTACAGatacacaataaataaatcaggTCTAAAGATAAATACAAAAGAG GATGCTAAGACTATGGCTCTTTATTATTACCCTGCAGTAAGTGAATTTCTTGCTGCATTTCATGAAGTATctgaaaactaa